A window from Fragaria vesca subsp. vesca linkage group LG5, FraVesHawaii_1.0, whole genome shotgun sequence encodes these proteins:
- the LOC101313705 gene encoding oxygen-evolving enhancer protein 1, chloroplastic-like, translating into MAASMQAAATLMQPTKLGVPSRTSLQLRSSNVSKAFGLEPAASSRLTCSLQTDLKEFAHKCVDATKIAGFALATSALVVSGAGAEGAPKRLTFDEIQSKTYMEVKGTGTANQCPTIEGGSEAFAFKPGKYVAKKFCLEPTSFTVKAESVSKNAPPEFQNTKLMTRLTYTLDEIEGPFEVSPDGTVKFEEKDGIDYAAVTVQLPGGERVPFLFTIKQLVASGKPDNFTGEFLVPSYRGSSFLDPKGRGGSTGYDNAVALPAGGRGDEEELAKENTKNTASSKGKITLSVTKTKPETGELIGVFESIQPSDTDLGAKVPKDVKIQGVWYAQLD; encoded by the exons ATGGCAGCCTCAATGCAAGCAGCTGCTACACTTATGCAACCCACCAAGTTGGGTGTGCCATCTAGGACCAGCCTGCAGTTGAGGTCCTCTAATGTTTCTAAGGCTTTTGGTTTGGAACCAGCTGCCTCTTCTAGGCTCACTTGCTCTTTGCAGACTGATCTTAAGGAGTTTGCTCACAAGTGTGTGGATGCCACCAAGATCGCTGGCTTTGCTCTTGCCACTTCCGCCCTCGTCGTCTCG GGAGCAGGAGCAGAAGGAGCCCCAAAGAGGCTGACCTTCGACGAAATCCAGAGCAAGACATACATGGAAGTGAAGGGAACCGGAACTGCCAACCAATGCCCCACCATTGAAGGTGGCTCCGAAGCCTTTGCCTTCAAGCCAGGCAAGTACGTAGCCAAGAAGTTCTGCCTAGAGCCAACTTCCTTCACCGTCAAGGCAGAGAGTGTGAGCAAGAACGCCCCACCAGAGTTCCAAAACACCAAGCTCATGACTCGTCTAACCTACACCCTTGATGAGATCGAGGGCCCTTTTGAGGTCTCCCCCGATGGAACTGTCAAGTTCGAGGAGAAAGATGGGATTGATTACGCTGCTGTAACAGTCCAGCTCCCCGGAGGTGAGCGTGTGCCTTTCTTGTTCACCATCAAGCAACTTGTGGCGTCTGGAAAGCCAGACAACTTCACAGGAGAGTTCTTGGTACCCTCATACAGAGGCTCCTCTTTCTTGGACCCAAAGGGCAGAGGTGGCTCCACCGGTTATGACAATGCCGTTGCGCTTCCGGCTGGAGGAAGAGGAGATGAGGAGGAACTTGCAAAGGAGAACACCAAGAATACTGCTTCATCAAAAGGGAAGATCACATTGAGTGTGACCAAGACCAAGCCGGAGACCGGCGAGTTGATTGGAGTGTTTGAGAGTATTCAGCCTTCTGATACTGATTTGGGTGCCAAGGTTCCAAAGGATGTCAAAATCCAAGGGGTCTGGTATGCTCAGCTTGATTAG
- the LOC101313990 gene encoding CASP-like protein At3g50810-like isoform 2, whose product MDELPGSLGTSASLALRFGQTIFSTASLLFMCLDVEFYSYTAFCYLVTVMGLVVPWGMTLVIVDAYFVFVRCLPRQPRIIIILIAGDLLQPAQRLVLQCSSMMLIDPTAPQSCALDISCPQQWLSFLGFSLWVLVCSIFGFFLLYSAG is encoded by the exons ATGGACGAACTGCCGGGCTCGTTGGGCACCAGTGCCAGCTTGGCTCTGCGTTTCGGCCAGACCATATTCTCCACCGCTTCTCTTCTCTTTATGTGCCTGGACGTCGAGTTCTACAGCTACACAGCTTTCTG TTATTTGGTGACAGTAATGGGCTTGGTAGTTCCATGGGGCATGACTTTAGTGATAGTGGATGCCTACTTTGTTTTTGTTAGATGCTTACCTCGTCAGCCAAGAATAATTATAATCCTCATTGCAGGAGACTTG CTGCAGCCTGCTCAACGGCTAGTACTACAATGCTCCTCCATGATGCTGATCGATCCTACTGCCCCGCAAAGTTGTGCACTAGATATCAGTTGTCCGCAGCAATGGCTTTCCTTTCTTGGTTTCTCTCTATGGGTTCTTGTCTGTTCAATCTTTGGCTTCTTCCTTCTTTATAGCGCTGGCTGA
- the LOC101306642 gene encoding pentatricopeptide repeat-containing protein At2g22410, mitochondrial-like: MYFPLKHPTVISRLFPSHSFHTHNFKTPIHQTLHHLLEQCSSMTHLKQLHAQIILHRLTSENLTVGKLISFCSVSAAGDLRYAQLVFDQVHEPNKYMYNSLIRGYSNSNDTFKAMSLYYHMINSGLSPNEFTLPFVLKVCAAKTAYWEGVAVQCQAVKLGIGCQVCVQNGLINVYSVCGLVHCARNVFDEMSERSLVSWNSMIGGYSGVGCWKEAFGLFREMRGFGVEPDKYTLVNLLSVCSQSCDLDLGRYLHHFVVVSGMVVDHILRNALLDMYGKCGHLASAEMVFNQMGCKNVVSWTSMVRAYAKHGCIDVAGKFFDQMPLKNVVSWNSLISCYVREGQCREALDLFQKMLDSGVAPDEATLVFILSACSQVGDLVIGKEAHDHISKSNIALTVTLYNSLIDMYAKCGAVRTAMDIFTQIPEKNLVSWNIIISALALHGYGSEAIRIFEQMQEGGIWPDEITFIGLLSACSHSGLLDLGRFFFERMKSVYRISPEIEHYACLVDLLGRRGCLEEAITLMRGMPMKPDIVVWGAMLGACRIHGNVDLAKLILKQLLELELHGSGLYVLLANIFGEAHRWEDVKNIRKLIKDGGVIKNRAVSSIEIDGCVYEFMVDDNRHALSSSIYSILDQLTDHLKSLRYNPTALFDIEEL; encoded by the coding sequence ATGTACTTCCCCCTCAAGCATCCAACCGTTATTTCCCGCCTCTTTCCCTCTCACTCTTTCCACACCCACAATTTCAAGACCCCAATTCACCAAACCCTTCACCACCTCCTAGAGCAATGCTCCTCCATGACCCACCTCAAACAGCTCCACGCCCAAATCATCCTCCACCGCCTCACCTCCGAAAACCTCACCGTCGGAAAGCTCATCTCCTTCTGCTCCGTCTCCGCCGCCGGAGACCTCCGTTACGCTCAGCTCGTGTTCGACCAAGTCCACGAACCCAACAAATATATGTACAATAGTCTCATTAGAGGTTACTCAAATAGCAATGACACATTCAAAGCTATGTCATTGTATTACCATATGATAAATTCCGGGCTTTCGCCTAACGAGTTTACGCTGCCCTTTGTTCTTAAGGTTTGCGCAGCGAAAACGGCGTATTGGGAAGGCGTGGCGGTTCAATGCCAGGCTGTTAAGCTCGGAATTGGGTGTCAAGTTTGTGTGCAAAATGGGCTGATCAATGTGTATAGTGTTTGTGGGTTGGTGCATTGTGCTCGGAATGTGTTTGATGAAATGTCTGAGAGGAGTTTGGTGTCGTGGAATTCGATGATCGGTGGGTATTCCGGAGTTGGTTGTTGGAAGGAAGCTTTCGGGTTGTTTAGGGAGATGAGAGGTTTCGGCGTTGAGCCTGATAAGTATACATTGGTTAACTTGCTTTCGGTTTGTTCACAGAGTTGTGATTTGGATTTGGGGAGATATTTGCATCATTTTGTGGTGGTTAGTGGGATGGTGGTAGATCATATTTTGAGAAATGCTTTGCTTGATATGTATGGGAAGTGTGGGCATTTGGCTTCAGCTGAGATGGTTTTCAATCAAATGGGTTGCAAAAATGTGGTTTCTTGGACGTCGATGGTTAGGGCGTATGCTAAACATGGGTGCATTGATGTTGCGGGGAAGTTTTTCGATCAGATGCCGCTGAAAAATGTTGTTTCTTGGAATTCGCTGATTTCTTGTTATGTTCGAGAAGGCCAGTGCAGGGAAGCTCTGGATCTCTTCCAGAAAATGCTCGATTCTGGCGTGGCGCCTGATGAGGCTACCCTGGTTTTCATTCTCTCAGCCTGTAGTCAAGTAGGTGATTTGGTCATTGGAAAGGAAGCCCATGATCACATAAGCAAGAGCAATATAGCACTCACTGTAACTCTTTATAACTCCCTTATAGACATGTATGCAAAATGTGGTGCTGTTCGAACTGCCATGGATATCTTTACTCAGATACCAGAAAAGAATTTAGTATCATGGAACATTATTATCAGCGCCCTTGCGTTGCACGGTTATGGATCAGAAGCAATTAGGATATTCGAGCAGATGCAAGAAGGTGGAATCTGGCCGGATGAGATCACCTTCATTGGATTGCTTTCTGCTTGTAGTCACAGTGGTCTTCTTGACTTGGGGAGATTTTTCTTTGAAAGAATGAAGTCTGTTTACAGAATTTCTCCTGAAATTGAGCACTATGCTTGCTTGGTTGATCTGCTGGGAAGACGTGGGTGCTTAGAAGAAGCAATTACGCTGATGAGAGGAATGCCAATGAAGCCTGATATTGTTGTTTGGGGTGCTATGCTTGGTGCTTGTCGCATCCACGGCAATGTAGATTTAGCCAAGCTAATTTTGAAACAGCTGTTGGAGTTGGAGCTACATGGTTCTGGGCTTTACGTGCTTCTTGCAAACATATTTGGAGAAGCTCACAGATGGGAAGATGTCAAGAATATCAGGAAACTAATAAAAGACGGTGGAGTCATAAAGAATAGAGCTGTGAGCTCCATTGAAATTGATGGTTGTGTTTATGAGTTTATGGTTGATGACAATAGACATGCACTTTCAAGCAGTATATACTCCATACTCGATCAATTGACTGATCATTTGAAGTCTCTTAGGTACAATCCTACTGCATTGTTTGATATAGAGGAACTGTAG
- the LOC101313990 gene encoding CASP-like protein At3g50810-like isoform 1: MDELPGSLGTSASLALRFGQTIFSTASLLFMCLDVEFYSYTAFCYLVTVMGLVVPWGMTLVIVDAYFVFVRCLPRQPRIIIILIAGDLALSYLSLAAACSTASTTMLLHDADRSYCPAKLCTRYQLSAAMAFLSWFLSMGSCLFNLWLLPSL, translated from the exons ATGGACGAACTGCCGGGCTCGTTGGGCACCAGTGCCAGCTTGGCTCTGCGTTTCGGCCAGACCATATTCTCCACCGCTTCTCTTCTCTTTATGTGCCTGGACGTCGAGTTCTACAGCTACACAGCTTTCTG TTATTTGGTGACAGTAATGGGCTTGGTAGTTCCATGGGGCATGACTTTAGTGATAGTGGATGCCTACTTTGTTTTTGTTAGATGCTTACCTCGTCAGCCAAGAATAATTATAATCCTCATTGCAGGAGACTTG GCTTTATCTTATCTCTCGCTAGCTGCAGCCTGCTCAACGGCTAGTACTACAATGCTCCTCCATGATGCTGATCGATCCTACTGCCCCGCAAAGTTGTGCACTAGATATCAGTTGTCCGCAGCAATGGCTTTCCTTTCTTGGTTTCTCTCTATGGGTTCTTGTCTGTTCAATCTTTGGCTTCTTCCTTCTTTATAG